From the genome of Carettochelys insculpta isolate YL-2023 chromosome 12, ASM3395843v1, whole genome shotgun sequence, one region includes:
- the RGMA gene encoding repulsive guidance molecule A, with protein sequence MQPISSSSRERLVVKAGAGWMGMGRGAGSTALGFFQLLPVFLCIFPTVTSQCKILKCNSEFWAATSGSHHLGTEEAPEFCTALRTYAHCTRRTARTCRGDLAYHSAVHGIDDLMVQHNCSKDGPTSQPRLRTLPPGDSQERSDSPEICHYEKSFHKHSAPANYTHCGLFGDPHLRTFTDSFQTCKVQGAWPLIDNNYLNVQVTNTPVLPGSPATATTKLTIIFKSFQECVDQKVYQAEMDELPAAFADGSKNGGDKHGANSLKITEKVSGQHIEIQAKYIGTTIVVRQVGRYLTFAVRMPEEVVNAVEDRDNQGLYLCLRGCPLNQQIDFQTFRSTQATEGWARRKGPSLASSPQFFTYETAMAKCREKLPVEDLYFQSCVFDLLTTGDVNFTLAAYYAFEDVKMLHSNKDKLHLYERTREVGPGNTAPSGHLRALPALWVALVCLSRGWSVLL encoded by the exons cTCTTCTTCCAGGGAGAGGCTAGTGGTTAAAGCTGGAGCTGGATGGATGGgtatggggagaggggcaggatccACAGCCCTGGGATTCTTCCAGCTCCTCCCTGTCTTTCTCTGCATCTTCCCTACAG TGACCTCTCAGTGCAAGATCCTGAAGTGTAACTCTGAGTTCTGGGCGGCCACGTCGGGCTCTCACCACCTAGGCACAGAGGAGGCGCCGGAGTTCTGCACGGCTCTCCGCACCTACGCTCACTGCACCCGCCGCACGGCTCGGACCTGCCGGGGGGACCTGGCCTACCACTCTGCCGTTCATGGCATAGATGACCTCATGGTCCAGCACAACTGCTCCAAAGATGGCCCCACCTCGCAGCCCCGCCTCCGAACGCTGCCCCCCGGGGATAGCCAGGAGCGCTCCGACAGCCCAGAGATCTGCCACTATGAGAAGAGCTTTCACAAGCACTCAGCCCCCGCAAACTACACCCACTGCGGGCTCTTTGGGGACCCCCACCTCAGGACTTTCACAGACAGCTTCCAGACCTGCAAAGTGCAGGGGGCTTGGCCGCTCATAGACAATAACTACCTGAACGTGCAGGTCACCAACACGCCGGTGCTGCCTGGGTCCCCAGCAACAGCAACGACCAAG CTCACCATCATCTTCAAGAGCTTCCAGGAGTGTGTGGACCAGAAAGTGTATCAGGCGGAGATGGACGAGCTTCCGGCTGCCTTTGCTGACGGCTCCAAGAATGGTGGCGACAAGCACGGTGCCAACAGCCTGAAGATCACTGAAAAGGTGTCTGGGCAGCATATTGAGATCCAAGCCAAGTACATTGGCACCACCAttgtggtgaggcaggtgggccGCTACCTCACCTTCGCTGTGCGCATGCCTGAGGAGGTAGTCAATGCTGTGGAGGACAGGGACAACCAGGGCCTTTACCTTTGTCTCCGCGGCTGCCCGCTAAACCAACAGATTGACTTCCAGACCTTCCGCTCGACTCAGGCCACAGAAGGCTGGGCTCGCAGGAAGGGGCCCAGCCTTGCCTCCTCCCCTCAGTTCTTCACCTATGAAACGGCCATGGCCAAGTGCCGGGAGAAGCTCCCCGTGGAGGACCTGTACTTCCAGTCCTGCGTCTTCGACCTCCTGACCACAGGAGACGTCAACTTCACTCTGGCTGCTTATTATGCTTTTGAGGATGTGAAGATGCTTCACTCCAACAAGGACAAGCTGCACCTCTATGAAAGGACACGGGAGGTGGGCCCAGGCAACACAGCCCCCTCAGGGCATCTCCgggcccttcctgccctctgggtgGCACTGGTGTGTCTGAGTCGGGGCTGGTCAGTGCTTCTATAG